In the genome of Desulfuromonas sp. DDH964, one region contains:
- a CDS encoding UDP-N-acetylmuramoyl-L-alanyl-D-glutamate--2,6-diaminopimelate ligase — translation MPGTMLFSGLIPQHLVTHRQGPGDCEVSGLAYDSRQVSAGTAFFALRGTAVDGHAFIADVLARGALAVVSEEAVALPEGIAGCVVGDSRLALALAATRYYSAPPAGTPVVGITGTNGKTTVSYLVEAILQAAGRSPALFGTISYRHGDQSLPASHTTPESLDLLRQISAFCNDGADSLVMEVSSHALVQHRVDGIPFSVGVFTNLTPEHLDYHGDMAHYFAGKRRLFSELLARHGGRPVFNLDDPYGLRLAEEFPTGIGCSSRPGVGAVHPRHVTVDLDGIHGELQTPQGVLRIDSPLLGPFNLQNILCAAAAGLALDLAPDAIAQGLSACPTVPGRLERVANRLGALALVDYAHTGDALEKVLTAVAELAPRRVITLFGCGGDRDRTKRPVMGEVAARASNLVILTSDNPRTEDPLAILAEIRPGVLKVTDRELTLAAAAAGEEGFLTIPDRRAAIDFAVSLLVAGDLLLVAGKGHEDYQIVGRQKFHFDDREELARALRQREEEG, via the coding sequence ATGCCAGGTACTATGCTGTTTTCCGGGCTCATTCCGCAACACCTTGTAACGCATCGCCAGGGACCGGGCGACTGCGAAGTCAGCGGTCTGGCCTACGACTCACGGCAGGTTAGTGCCGGGACCGCCTTTTTCGCTCTGCGCGGCACCGCGGTCGACGGCCATGCCTTTATTGCCGACGTCCTCGCCCGGGGGGCCTTGGCGGTGGTCAGCGAGGAGGCCGTCGCCCTGCCCGAGGGGATTGCCGGATGCGTGGTCGGCGACTCCCGTCTTGCCCTCGCCCTGGCGGCTACCCGCTATTACTCCGCTCCGCCTGCCGGCACCCCGGTCGTCGGGATCACCGGCACCAACGGCAAGACCACGGTCAGCTACCTGGTCGAGGCGATCCTCCAGGCCGCCGGCCGTTCCCCCGCCCTCTTCGGGACTATCAGCTACCGCCACGGCGACCAGTCGCTGCCGGCCTCGCACACGACTCCGGAATCCCTCGACCTGCTCCGCCAGATCAGCGCCTTCTGCAACGACGGCGCCGACAGCCTGGTGATGGAGGTCTCCTCCCATGCGCTGGTGCAGCATCGGGTCGATGGCATCCCCTTCAGTGTCGGGGTCTTTACCAACCTGACCCCGGAACATCTCGATTACCACGGTGACATGGCGCATTATTTCGCCGGCAAGCGCCGCCTCTTCAGCGAACTGCTGGCGCGCCATGGCGGGCGTCCGGTCTTCAACCTTGACGACCCCTACGGTCTCCGCCTCGCCGAAGAATTCCCCACCGGGATCGGCTGCAGCAGCCGGCCAGGAGTCGGCGCGGTGCATCCCCGCCACGTAACGGTCGACCTGGACGGCATTCACGGCGAACTGCAGACCCCGCAGGGGGTGCTGCGCATCGATTCGCCGCTTTTGGGGCCCTTCAATCTCCAGAACATTCTTTGCGCGGCCGCTGCCGGTCTCGCCCTCGACCTCGCGCCGGACGCGATCGCGCAGGGGCTCTCTGCCTGTCCGACCGTGCCGGGCCGTCTGGAGCGGGTCGCCAATCGCCTCGGCGCCCTCGCCCTGGTCGATTATGCGCATACCGGCGATGCCCTGGAGAAGGTGCTGACGGCGGTGGCAGAACTGGCGCCGCGGCGGGTTATTACCCTTTTCGGCTGCGGCGGCGACCGCGACCGGACTAAGCGGCCGGTCATGGGGGAGGTCGCCGCCAGGGCCTCGAACCTGGTCATCCTGACCTCCGACAACCCGCGGACGGAAGATCCCCTGGCAATTCTTGCCGAAATCCGTCCGGGAGTCCTTAAGGTTACCGACCGGGAACTGACGCTTGCCGCGGCCGCTGCCGGGGAGGAGGGGTTCCTGACGATTCCCGACCGCCGCGCCGCCATCGACTTCGCCGTCTCTCTCCTTGTCGCTGGCGACCTGCTGCTGGTGGCCGGCAAGGGACACGAGGATTACCAGATCGTCGGCCGCCAGAAATTCCATTTTGATGATCGCGAAGAATTGGCCCGGGCCCTGCGTCAGCGGGAGGAAGAGGGATGA
- the murC gene encoding UDP-N-acetylmuramate--L-alanine ligase, translating into MYGKIRKIHFIGIGGIGMSGIAEVLLNLGYQVSGSDLRESEITRRLSELGGEIAYGHRAENLREVDVVVTSTAVKADNPEVQEAHRLLVPVIPRAEMLAELMRMKYGIAVAGTHGKTTTTSMIATVLSHGGLDPTAVIGGRLDLLGSNAKLGQGKFLVAEADESDGSFLKLSPTIAIVTNIDLDHLDYYHDLEEIKATFVDFINKVPFYGAAVLCLDDPNIQSIIPQVRKRFISYGLATQADYQATEIMHREGETSFTVLCRGERLGSISFRMPGRHNVLNALATVAVAMELELPFAEIAAGFADFGGVGRRFQIRYNAGGIMVVDDYGHHPAEIKATLAAARSGWDRRVVAVFQPHRFTRTRALFDDFVTAFYQADTLLVMDIYAAGEEPIAGVDARALTAGIAGHGHRDAHYLAEQAAVIDHLLGQVRPGDIVITLGAGNVWQVGAELAELLKQRQPESSPAGT; encoded by the coding sequence ATGTACGGCAAGATTCGCAAAATTCATTTCATCGGCATCGGCGGCATCGGCATGAGCGGCATCGCCGAGGTGCTGCTCAACCTCGGCTACCAGGTGAGCGGTTCCGACTTGCGCGAGAGCGAAATCACCCGCCGGCTGAGCGAGCTGGGAGGAGAAATCGCCTACGGTCACCGGGCCGAGAACCTGCGGGAGGTCGACGTGGTCGTCACCTCGACGGCGGTCAAGGCTGACAACCCCGAGGTGCAGGAAGCCCATCGCCTGCTGGTGCCGGTGATTCCGCGGGCCGAAATGCTCGCCGAGCTGATGCGTATGAAGTACGGCATCGCGGTGGCTGGTACCCACGGCAAGACCACCACCACCAGCATGATCGCCACAGTCCTCTCCCACGGCGGCCTCGACCCGACGGCGGTGATCGGCGGCCGTCTCGACCTGCTCGGCTCCAACGCCAAGCTCGGCCAGGGGAAGTTCCTGGTCGCCGAGGCCGACGAGTCGGACGGCTCCTTTCTCAAGCTGTCGCCAACCATCGCCATCGTCACCAATATCGACCTCGACCACCTCGACTATTATCACGACCTGGAGGAGATCAAGGCGACCTTCGTCGATTTTATCAACAAGGTCCCTTTTTACGGTGCCGCGGTCCTCTGCCTCGACGACCCCAACATCCAGAGCATCATCCCCCAGGTCAGGAAGCGTTTCATCAGCTATGGCCTGGCGACCCAGGCCGATTACCAGGCGACCGAGATCATGCACCGGGAAGGAGAGACTTCCTTCACCGTCCTCTGTCGCGGCGAACGTCTCGGGTCGATCTCCTTTCGCATGCCGGGGCGGCACAATGTCCTCAACGCGCTCGCCACGGTGGCGGTCGCCATGGAACTCGAGCTCCCCTTTGCCGAGATCGCGGCGGGCTTCGCCGATTTCGGCGGCGTCGGGCGCCGTTTCCAGATTCGCTACAATGCGGGCGGCATCATGGTGGTCGACGATTACGGCCATCACCCGGCGGAGATCAAGGCGACCCTGGCGGCGGCCCGTTCCGGTTGGGACCGGCGCGTGGTGGCGGTCTTCCAGCCCCATCGCTTCACCCGCACCAGGGCGCTGTTCGATGACTTTGTCACCGCTTTTTACCAGGCAGACACCCTGCTGGTGATGGATATCTACGCCGCCGGCGAGGAGCCGATTGCTGGTGTCGATGCCCGGGCGCTGACGGCAGGCATCGCCGGCCATGGTCATCGGGACGCCCATTACCTGGCGGAGCAGGCCGCGGTGATCGACCATTTGCTGGGGCAGGTGCGCCCCGGCGATATTGTCATTACCCTCGGGGCCGGCAACGTCTGGCAAGTCGGGGCGGAACTGGCGGAATTGCTGAAACAGCGGCAGCCGGAGAGTTCCCCGGCCGGGACCTGA
- a CDS encoding UDP-N-acetylmuramoyl-tripeptide--D-alanyl-D-alanine ligase, with product MKLEIQQIAAMTGGRIFPPAARATVSGVSTDSRTIRPGDLFVPLRGPSFDGHDFLAEAVHRGAAVCLSEDIIAGFPVPVVGVVNTLTALGDLAAGLRRGFAGPLLAVTGSSGKTTTKEMLAAILSLDGPGLKTQGNYNNLIGLPLTLCQLTPEHHWAVLEMGMSARGEIARLAEIAAPTIGIITNIGPAHLEELLTLEGVARAKGELFAALPAGGTAVINADDERVTALPVANGAHRLFYGLAATATVRGADLAPQENGISFTLQLPEGAQRVNLAVPGRHNVSNALAAAAAAHALGIAGAVIARGLEQFRSRAGRLEVVPLADGMVLFDDSYNANPLSMKAALKTLAESGGGGKFAVLGDMLELGSQSAPLHREVGAAAAGVDGLVVLGKFAAELAAGAREAGLAPAKIRVAADHAEALAMLREWLAPGARILVKGSRGMRMEQISAGLRGAATSPTAGNC from the coding sequence ATGAAGCTCGAGATTCAGCAGATTGCTGCGATGACTGGGGGACGGATCTTTCCGCCGGCGGCGCGCGCCACGGTCTCCGGGGTCTCGACCGACAGCCGGACGATCCGGCCCGGTGATCTCTTCGTGCCACTGCGGGGGCCGAGTTTCGATGGTCACGACTTTCTCGCGGAGGCGGTCCATCGCGGCGCCGCAGTCTGCCTGAGCGAGGATATCATCGCCGGGTTCCCGGTGCCGGTGGTCGGCGTCGTCAATACCCTGACCGCCCTCGGCGACCTTGCCGCCGGATTGCGGCGGGGTTTTGCCGGGCCCCTGCTGGCGGTAACGGGGTCTTCCGGCAAGACCACCACCAAGGAGATGCTCGCGGCGATCCTCTCCCTCGACGGGCCCGGCCTGAAGACGCAGGGAAACTACAATAACCTGATCGGATTGCCGCTGACGCTCTGCCAGTTGACGCCCGAGCACCACTGGGCAGTCCTCGAAATGGGGATGAGCGCCCGTGGCGAGATCGCCCGGCTCGCCGAAATCGCCGCTCCGACCATTGGGATTATCACCAATATCGGGCCGGCGCATCTTGAGGAGCTGCTGACCCTGGAAGGGGTCGCCCGCGCCAAGGGGGAACTCTTTGCCGCGCTTCCCGCCGGCGGAACCGCGGTGATCAACGCCGACGACGAACGGGTGACGGCGTTGCCGGTGGCCAACGGCGCCCATCGCCTCTTTTACGGTCTGGCCGCCACTGCCACGGTGCGCGGCGCCGACCTGGCGCCGCAGGAGAACGGAATCTCTTTCACCCTGCAGCTGCCGGAGGGTGCGCAGCGGGTCAACCTTGCTGTCCCCGGTCGCCACAACGTGTCGAACGCGCTGGCCGCGGCCGCCGCCGCCCATGCCCTCGGCATCGCCGGGGCGGTTATCGCCCGCGGCCTGGAGCAATTTCGCTCCCGTGCCGGGCGGCTTGAAGTGGTGCCGCTGGCCGATGGCATGGTCCTCTTCGATGACAGCTACAATGCCAACCCCCTCTCGATGAAGGCCGCGTTGAAGACTCTGGCCGAGAGTGGTGGGGGAGGCAAGTTCGCCGTTCTGGGCGACATGCTCGAACTCGGAAGCCAGTCCGCACCCCTGCACCGCGAGGTTGGCGCCGCGGCTGCCGGGGTCGATGGCCTGGTGGTCCTGGGCAAATTTGCCGCCGAGCTTGCCGCCGGTGCGCGGGAGGCGGGGCTGGCGCCAGCGAAAATCCGCGTCGCCGCCGACCACGCCGAAGCCCTGGCGATGCTGCGGGAATGGCTTGCGCCCGGGGCCCGGATTCTGGTCAAGGGATCCCGGGGGATGCGCATGGAGCAGATCAGCGCCGGACTGCGTGGCGCCGCCACCAGCCCCACGGCCGGCAACTGTTGA
- the murG gene encoding undecaprenyldiphospho-muramoylpentapeptide beta-N-acetylglucosaminyltransferase, with protein MKLLLAGGGTGGHLFPAVALAQRLLATDPEAQVHFVGTARGIESRVLPQLGLPLTTVDIEGVVGRGWRSKLGLLPKLVRSVRQSQVVLDRFAPDVVVGVGGYASAPALVAALLRKTPTLIHEQNAWPGLTNRLLAAWVDRVCLSITDADRAFHRGKVVVTGNPLRSGMEECPPLPESGASLLIFGGSRGARAINDLMLAALPGLDPLRGQLRIRHQTGSDDFERVKEGYQAAGWSAEVVPFIDDMVAAYGAAQLVVCRSGATTIAELTACGRPALLIPYPHATGDHQTGNAQALARRGAALMLPQAELTAELLARLVGDLLADRERLQSMAGAARSLAKRGAADLILKECRAIMKTVH; from the coding sequence ATGAAACTATTGCTGGCCGGTGGCGGCACCGGCGGACATCTCTTTCCGGCCGTGGCCCTGGCCCAGCGGTTGCTGGCCACGGACCCGGAGGCTCAGGTCCATTTCGTCGGTACCGCCCGCGGTATCGAGTCCCGGGTGCTGCCGCAGCTCGGTCTGCCGCTGACGACCGTCGACATCGAAGGGGTGGTCGGCCGCGGCTGGCGCAGCAAGCTCGGTCTGCTCCCCAAGCTGGTGCGCAGCGTGCGGCAGTCGCAGGTGGTGCTTGATCGCTTTGCCCCCGATGTCGTGGTCGGCGTCGGCGGCTACGCCTCGGCGCCGGCGCTGGTCGCGGCGCTGCTGCGCAAGACACCGACCCTGATTCACGAGCAGAATGCCTGGCCGGGGCTGACCAACCGCCTGCTGGCCGCCTGGGTCGATCGGGTCTGTCTCTCGATTACCGATGCCGACCGCGCCTTCCATCGTGGTAAGGTGGTGGTGACCGGAAATCCGTTGCGCAGCGGCATGGAAGAGTGCCCGCCGCTCCCCGAGTCGGGGGCCTCCCTCCTCATCTTCGGTGGCAGCCGCGGCGCCCGGGCCATTAATGACCTGATGCTGGCCGCTCTGCCCGGCCTCGATCCCCTGCGCGGGCAGCTGCGCATCCGGCACCAGACCGGCAGTGACGATTTTGAACGGGTAAAGGAAGGCTATCAGGCCGCCGGCTGGAGCGCCGAGGTGGTTCCCTTTATCGACGACATGGTGGCCGCCTATGGCGCGGCGCAGCTGGTTGTCTGCCGTTCCGGCGCCACGACGATTGCCGAGCTGACCGCCTGTGGCCGGCCGGCCCTGCTGATCCCCTATCCCCACGCCACCGGCGATCATCAGACCGGTAACGCCCAGGCCCTGGCGCGGCGCGGTGCGGCGTTGATGCTGCCGCAGGCGGAGTTGACCGCCGAACTCCTGGCCCGCCTGGTGGGCGACCTGCTCGCCGACCGCGAGCGTTTGCAGAGCATGGCGGGTGCTGCCCGCTCGCTGGCGAAACGGGGTGCGGCTGACCTGATTCTGAAGGAGTGCCGGGCGATTATGAAAACGGTTCACTGA
- the murD gene encoding UDP-N-acetylmuramoyl-L-alanine--D-glutamate ligase, translated as MRVTYAEKEVMVVGAGRTGRSLCDYFLARGARVTLSDRRPASELAEAEALRARGVRLDLGGHTTALFTGADLVVVSPGIPLTLPAIAAAISAGVRVVGEVEVAAAELAAPLVAITGTNGKSTTTSVAGAVFSAWGKKTFVGGNLGTPLIEATQRQDWDYLVAELSSFQLEAIETFQPRYGLLLNLSADHLDRYADMAAYVAAKLRLFERMTAAEVAILNAADPLVVEAAAAILARKVWFDSTRLLAEGMGYADGELVWRQNGAEVRFPAAELQLKGIHNLENVMAALLPALLEGCPPAVAWQAACDFPGLPHRMVLVRVLDGVTWYNDSKGTNVGSVVKSLAGLSAPVTLIAGGKDKGGDYAPLADLVREKVACLILIGQAAERIAAELGGLTRTLRADSLPAAVRLARQETPAGGSVLLSPACSSFDMFKSYEERGEVFSRAVRGLSEQGEN; from the coding sequence ATGCGCGTCACGTATGCGGAAAAAGAGGTGATGGTTGTCGGTGCCGGGCGCACCGGGCGCTCCCTCTGCGACTATTTCCTCGCACGCGGCGCACGTGTCACCCTCTCCGATCGCCGTCCGGCGTCGGAACTGGCGGAAGCCGAGGCGCTCCGCGCCAGGGGGGTCCGTCTCGACCTCGGCGGCCATACCACGGCGCTCTTCACCGGTGCCGACCTGGTCGTGGTCAGCCCCGGCATTCCGCTGACGCTGCCGGCGATTGCCGCGGCGATCAGCGCCGGGGTGCGGGTGGTTGGGGAAGTCGAGGTCGCTGCCGCCGAACTGGCGGCGCCCCTGGTCGCCATTACCGGCACCAACGGCAAATCGACGACGACCAGCGTCGCGGGTGCGGTCTTCAGCGCCTGGGGGAAGAAGACCTTCGTCGGCGGCAACCTCGGAACCCCGCTGATCGAGGCGACACAGCGCCAGGACTGGGACTACCTGGTCGCCGAACTCTCCTCGTTCCAGCTCGAGGCGATCGAGACTTTCCAGCCGCGCTATGGGCTGCTCCTCAACCTCAGCGCGGACCATCTCGACCGCTATGCGGATATGGCCGCCTACGTCGCCGCCAAGCTGCGCCTGTTCGAAAGGATGACGGCCGCCGAGGTGGCAATCCTCAACGCCGCCGACCCCCTGGTGGTGGAGGCAGCTGCCGCGATCTTAGCCCGCAAGGTCTGGTTCGATTCTACGCGGCTGCTGGCAGAGGGGATGGGCTATGCCGACGGTGAACTGGTCTGGCGCCAGAACGGCGCCGAAGTCCGGTTTCCGGCGGCCGAGCTGCAATTGAAGGGGATTCACAACCTCGAAAACGTCATGGCGGCGCTGCTGCCTGCACTCCTCGAAGGATGTCCGCCGGCAGTGGCCTGGCAGGCCGCCTGTGACTTTCCCGGCCTGCCGCACCGCATGGTCCTGGTCCGGGTGCTCGACGGCGTGACCTGGTACAACGACTCGAAGGGAACCAATGTCGGCAGCGTCGTCAAGAGTCTGGCCGGGCTTTCCGCCCCGGTCACCCTGATTGCCGGCGGCAAGGACAAGGGGGGGGACTATGCGCCCCTTGCCGACCTGGTACGAGAGAAGGTCGCCTGCCTGATCCTGATCGGCCAGGCCGCGGAGCGGATCGCGGCCGAACTCGGCGGCCTGACGCGCACCCTGCGCGCCGATTCGTTGCCGGCGGCAGTGCGCCTGGCACGGCAGGAGACGCCCGCCGGCGGCTCGGTCCTCCTTTCGCCGGCCTGCTCAAGTTTCGACATGTTCAAGAGTTACGAGGAACGGGGCGAGGTCTTCAGTCGCGCCGTGCGGGGTTTATCGGAACAGGGGGAGAACTGA
- the ftsW gene encoding putative lipid II flippase FtsW has product MTVEVRRGFDTTILLLAVALTCFGVVMVYSASSIMAAKKYSDGFYFLKRQGLFALIGFLVMAAFMYFDYRRLRRLAVPFFLLCGVLLVAVLIPGIGSHAGGASRWIRLPLFSVQPAELVKLGMVLYMAHSLAKKREKIRSFKLGFIPYMLVLALLLVLLLLQPDLGSAITIAAVAMVMLLVAGTRLSYLLSVVILALPFLYFLVMNVDYRRKRILAFLNPWDDPTNSGFQIIQSWIAFGTGGLFGNGLGEGKQKLFFLPEAHTDFIFSVIGEELGFIGVLVVAAMFLLLVMRGIRTALAAPDDFGRFLAFGVTLLLGLQAFTNIAVVMGMLPTKGLALPFLSYGGTSLLTTLMGVGILLNVSSHAPGEVR; this is encoded by the coding sequence CTGACCGTGGAAGTGCGCCGGGGATTCGATACCACGATCCTGCTGCTCGCCGTAGCCCTCACCTGCTTCGGCGTGGTGATGGTCTATTCCGCGTCGTCGATCATGGCCGCCAAGAAGTACAGCGACGGTTTCTATTTCCTGAAGCGCCAGGGGCTCTTTGCCCTGATCGGCTTCCTGGTGATGGCCGCTTTCATGTACTTCGACTACCGCCGCCTGCGGCGGCTCGCCGTCCCCTTCTTCCTCCTCTGCGGGGTGCTGCTGGTGGCAGTCCTGATCCCCGGCATCGGTTCCCACGCCGGCGGCGCCTCGCGCTGGATTCGTCTGCCCCTCTTTTCGGTGCAGCCGGCGGAACTGGTCAAGCTCGGCATGGTCCTTTACATGGCCCACTCCCTGGCGAAGAAACGCGAAAAAATCCGTAGCTTCAAACTCGGCTTTATCCCCTACATGCTGGTTCTCGCCCTGCTGCTGGTGCTGCTGCTGCTGCAACCTGATCTGGGGAGCGCGATCACCATCGCCGCGGTCGCCATGGTGATGCTGCTGGTGGCCGGTACCCGCCTCAGCTACCTGTTGTCGGTAGTGATCCTGGCGCTGCCGTTCCTTTATTTCCTGGTCATGAACGTCGACTACCGGCGCAAGCGGATTCTCGCTTTTCTCAACCCCTGGGACGATCCGACCAACAGCGGGTTCCAGATCATCCAGAGCTGGATCGCCTTTGGCACCGGTGGTCTTTTCGGCAACGGTCTCGGCGAAGGAAAGCAGAAACTCTTCTTCCTTCCCGAGGCGCACACCGATTTTATCTTCAGCGTTATCGGCGAGGAGCTCGGCTTCATCGGCGTGCTGGTGGTGGCGGCGATGTTCCTGCTGCTGGTGATGCGCGGTATCCGCACCGCCCTGGCCGCGCCGGACGATTTTGGCCGCTTCCTCGCTTTCGGGGTGACGCTGCTGCTCGGCCTGCAGGCCTTTACCAATATCGCCGTCGTCATGGGGATGCTGCCGACCAAGGGCTTGGCGCTGCCGTTTCTTTCCTACGGCGGGACCAGCCTGTTGACCACCCTGATGGGGGTCGGCATCCTCCTCAACGTCTCCAGTCACGCCCCGGGGGAGGTGCGATGA
- the mraY gene encoding phospho-N-acetylmuramoyl-pentapeptide-transferase: MLYHLLYPLHTQYSVFYVFRFIPFRTIYAAITALVISFIIGPWLIGKLQDLQIGQSIRKVGPESHFKKEGTPTMGGTLILLAIVLPTLLWADLTNIYVWVTLMVTVGFGAVGFVDDYRKVKLKNSDGLSARQKMFWLILISLAGGLILYYYPPFRTTLAFPFFKGLRPDLGIFYIPFAVLVIVGASNAVNLTDGLDGLAIGPMIIAAGTYLIFAYVAGNAKLSDYLQISSVQGAGELSVLCGAMVGAGLGFLWFNSYPAQVFMGDVGSLSLGGALGTIAVITKQEIVLVIVGGIFVLEALSVIFQVTSFRLYGKRIFRMAPIHHHFELKGWPEPKIIVRFWIISIILALVALSTLKLR, from the coding sequence ATGCTATACCACCTGCTCTATCCACTGCACACCCAGTATTCGGTCTTTTACGTCTTCCGGTTTATCCCCTTCCGGACGATCTATGCGGCGATTACCGCCCTGGTGATCTCTTTCATTATCGGCCCCTGGCTGATCGGCAAGCTCCAGGATTTGCAGATCGGGCAGAGTATCCGCAAGGTCGGCCCCGAATCCCACTTCAAGAAGGAGGGGACGCCGACCATGGGCGGCACCCTGATCCTGCTCGCCATCGTTCTGCCGACGCTGCTCTGGGCCGACCTGACCAATATCTATGTCTGGGTGACGCTTATGGTGACGGTCGGTTTCGGTGCGGTCGGTTTTGTCGACGACTACCGCAAGGTCAAACTGAAGAACAGCGACGGCCTCTCGGCCCGGCAGAAGATGTTCTGGCTCATCCTGATCTCCCTGGCCGGCGGGCTTATCCTCTACTATTACCCGCCGTTCCGGACCACTTTGGCCTTCCCTTTCTTCAAGGGATTGCGCCCGGACCTCGGCATCTTCTACATCCCCTTTGCGGTCCTCGTGATCGTTGGCGCCAGCAATGCGGTCAATCTCACCGACGGCCTCGACGGCCTGGCGATCGGACCGATGATCATTGCCGCCGGCACTTACCTGATCTTTGCCTACGTCGCCGGTAACGCCAAGCTCTCCGACTACCTGCAGATCAGCAGCGTCCAGGGTGCCGGCGAGCTTTCTGTCCTCTGCGGCGCGATGGTCGGCGCCGGGCTCGGCTTTCTCTGGTTCAACAGCTATCCGGCGCAGGTCTTCATGGGAGATGTCGGCAGCCTCTCCCTTGGAGGCGCCCTCGGAACGATCGCGGTGATTACCAAGCAGGAGATCGTTCTCGTTATCGTTGGCGGCATCTTCGTCCTCGAGGCGTTGTCGGTGATCTTCCAGGTCACCTCCTTCCGCCTTTACGGCAAGCGCATCTTTCGCATGGCGCCAATTCACCACCATTTTGAACTCAAAGGGTGGCCGGAGCCGAAGATCATCGTCCGCTTCTGGATCATCAGTATCATTCTCGCCCTGGTCGCCCTGTCGACCCTCAAGCTGAGGTAA